The Sesamum indicum cultivar Zhongzhi No. 13 linkage group LG2, S_indicum_v1.0, whole genome shotgun sequence genome contains a region encoding:
- the LOC105155720 gene encoding RING-H2 finger protein ATL43-like yields the protein MAIFISLPVSFLFFLILSNHPSLTTAVPADENDVTNSASAPPPSAAMAGSRISSFKPGIAVIVGILTTVFSVTFLLLLYVKHCKRGNYANSSRGYYPPSRRNSGIDRKVIESLPMFRFSSLRGQKDGLECAVCLNKFEANEVLRLLPKCKHAFHIECVDTWLDGHSTCPLCRYRVDPEDVLLVDTKSLYSNSGRVTPRNSDQGNGKENGNPRISGRHSYAGERGGSLEIIVENPGGEFRGRVSLDSWNSRRKKTRNSENWRRDLSMESWKSSNSENPGRKSKASRKDGQLPVQGDKHRLEHRIIISGGEEAEEGGRRRWSDVEAAEFLYLRKEMILGEGEEEEGSGRDRGVINERSVSEITGMSRYRSNNGGREREEEGVVKRWLAWVSQSQEQQQSTAVCSATSSAAIAG from the coding sequence ATGGCCATTTTCATCAGCCTCCCtgtttcctttctctttttcttgattctctCCAATCATCCTTCACTTACCACTGCAGTACCTGCCGACGAAAATGATGTTACTAACTCGGCGAGTGCTCCACCGCCGTCGGCAGCAATGGCGGGATCAAGAATCAGCTCGTTCAAGCCTGGGATAGCAGTGATTGTAGGGATTCTCACTACTGTTTTCTCAGTGACATTTTTGTTGCTTCTGTATGTGAAGCACTGCAAACGGGGCAACTATGCGAATTCTTCCAGGGGTTATTATCCTCCGTCAAGAAGAAACTCAGGGATCGACAGGAAAGTGATTGAATCTCTCCCCATGTTCAGATTTTCATCCCTGAGGGGCCAGAAGGACGGCCTCGAATGCGCTGTTTGCCTAAACAAGTTTGAGGCCAACGAGGTCTTGAGGCTACTGCCTAAATGTAAGCACGCGTTCCATATTGAGTGCGTTGATACATGGCTCGACGGGCACTCCACCTGCCCGCTCTGTCGGTACAGAGTCGACCCGGAGGACGTGCTTCTCGTCGACACCAAATCGCTGTACAGTAACAGTGGTCGGGTTACACCTCGGAATAGCGATCAGGGAAATGGGAAGGAAAACGGGAACCCGAGAATTTCAGGCCGGCATTCATACGCTGGTGAAAGAGGCGGTTCCCTGGAAATCATCGTGGAAAATCCAGGAGGGGAATTCCGGGGAAGAGTTTCATTGGACAGCTGGAATTCCAGGAGGAAAAAAACGAGGAACTCTGAGAACTGGAGGCGGGATTTGAGCATGGAAAGCTGGAAATCATCCAACTCGGAAAATCCGGGCAGGAAGTCAAAAGCCTCCAGGAAAGACGGGCAACTGCCGGTGCAAGGAGACAAGCATCGCCTGGAACACCGGATCATAATATCCGGCGGAGAAGAGGCGGAGGAGGGGGGACGACGGCGGTGGAGCGACGTGGAGGCGGCGGAGTTCCTGTACCTGAGGAAAGAAATGATACTGGGAGAAGGGGAAGAGGAGGAGGGGAGTGGCAGGGACAGGGGAGTAATAAATGAGAGAAGTGTGTCGGAAATAACAGGGATGAGTAGGTATAGGAGCAATAATggagggagagagagggaggagGAAGGGGTTGTGAAGAGGTGGTTGGCTTGGGTTTCACAATCCCAAGAGCAGCAGCAGAGTACAGCTGTATGCTCTGCCACTTCTTCTGCTGCCATTGCTGGTTGA
- the LOC105155721 gene encoding protein LSD1, giving the protein MQSQIVCSGCRSLLMYPSGASNVCCALCNAITTVPPPGMEMAQLICGGCRTLLMYTRGATSVRCSCCHTVNLAPAPNIAHVNCGNCHTTLMYPYGAPSVKCAVCQYITNVNMGNVRVPIPMHRPNGPPSSAPTPSTSTALPNSQSQTVVVENPMSVDKSGKLVSNVVVGVTTDKK; this is encoded by the exons ATGCAGAGCCAGATAGTGTGCAGCGGTTGTCGGAGTCTTCTTATGTACCCGAGTGGGGCAAGCAATGTGTGTTGCGCCTTGTGTAATGCCATCACCACAGTCCCCCCTCCAG GAATGGAAATGGCCCAGCTGATATGTGGAGGCTGCCGTACATTATTGATGTATACTCGTGGTGCTACAAGCGTGAGATGCTCCTGTTGTCACACAGTAAACCTGGCACCAG CACCTAATATCGCTCATGTCAACTGTGGAAACTGTCACACGACACTCATGTACCCTTATGGTGCTCCATCTGTCAAATGTGCTGTTTGCCAATATATCACAAATGTCAAT ATGGGAAATGTTAGGGTCCCCATTCCTATGCATAGGCCAAATGGACCACCCTCTTCAGCACCAACGCCTTCAACTTCAACA GCATTGCCCAATTCTCAGAGCCAAACTGTTGTGGTCGAAAACCCTATGTCTGTCGACAAAAGTGGGAAACTG GTAAGCAACGTGGTTGTTGGTGTGACCACAGACAAAAAGTGA